In Polynucleobacter sp. TUM22923, one genomic interval encodes:
- a CDS encoding PhaM family polyhydroxyalkanoate granule multifunctional regulatory protein: MFGTIPEFNQSLEMLKTMWGQGGAGQPGQFPFTTDASKASGGFGAAFPGLDTDELEKRIKDLKSVENWLNLNLNILKSTIQGLEVQHATMMALKSFGDAVSASAAAATGTTEDSGARTPKASTTTKPRKTAKRRPRKAGDATHLDEVGN; this comes from the coding sequence ATGTTTGGAACTATTCCCGAATTCAATCAAAGCCTTGAAATGCTTAAAACCATGTGGGGTCAGGGAGGAGCTGGTCAACCAGGTCAGTTTCCCTTCACTACAGACGCCTCTAAGGCATCTGGGGGCTTTGGCGCTGCATTCCCCGGCCTTGATACCGATGAGCTAGAGAAGCGTATTAAAGACCTCAAAAGCGTTGAAAATTGGCTCAACCTCAACCTTAATATCCTAAAATCTACTATCCAAGGCCTAGAAGTACAACATGCCACCATGATGGCACTCAAATCTTTTGGGGATGCTGTTTCCGCTTCGGCAGCTGCAGCAACCGGAACGACTGAAGATTCAGGAGCTAGGACACCAAAGGCAAGCACTACAACTAAGCCACGGAAAACCGCAAAACGCCGTCCTCGCAAAGCTGGCGACGCAACACACCTCGACGAAGTAGGTAATTAA
- a CDS encoding MBL fold metallo-hydrolase, which produces MNKSSQVNTEIHYPLVDALPQIGGTIELEPGVRWLRMRLPFALDHINLWLLRDVFEGVEGWTIVDCGIANDETQAAWEQIFATQLEGLPVVRVIVTHMHPDHIGLAQWLCEKWQVPMWISMTDYLTAQWLSHKEGGASVGARAGGGGSADHFQKHGLSAPEDLEKIRARSSYYSNMVPGVPHQYRRIVDHEKILIGGHEWQVIMGFGHAPEHASLYCGALGVLISGDMLLPRISTNVSVYDADPDADPLGLYLSSLDRYLPLPDDTLVLPSHGKPFTGMKPRIAQLKAHHDDRLAETIGACQTPATAREIIPVLFKRELDIHQMTFAMGEAIAHLNYLLRRGVLRRQLCEDGVLRFSVA; this is translated from the coding sequence ATGAATAAATCTTCACAAGTAAATACTGAAATTCATTATCCCTTAGTAGATGCCCTTCCACAAATTGGCGGCACGATAGAGCTGGAGCCTGGTGTGCGCTGGCTACGCATGCGTCTTCCATTTGCCTTGGACCATATTAATTTATGGCTCTTGCGCGATGTATTTGAAGGGGTTGAGGGCTGGACGATTGTGGACTGCGGTATTGCCAACGATGAAACCCAAGCTGCTTGGGAGCAAATTTTTGCAACGCAATTAGAGGGCTTACCGGTTGTGCGGGTGATCGTGACCCATATGCATCCAGACCATATTGGTCTAGCGCAGTGGCTCTGTGAAAAATGGCAGGTCCCTATGTGGATCTCGATGACCGATTACTTAACCGCGCAATGGCTCAGTCATAAAGAGGGCGGCGCTTCTGTAGGTGCTAGGGCTGGTGGCGGGGGCTCTGCAGATCATTTTCAGAAACATGGATTAAGTGCGCCTGAGGATTTAGAAAAGATTCGGGCGCGCTCTAGTTATTACAGCAATATGGTACCGGGCGTTCCGCATCAATATCGTCGCATTGTTGATCATGAAAAGATCTTAATTGGTGGCCATGAGTGGCAAGTCATTATGGGGTTTGGTCATGCGCCGGAGCATGCCTCTTTATATTGTGGCGCCTTAGGCGTCCTCATTTCTGGAGACATGTTGTTACCCCGTATTTCTACAAACGTTAGTGTCTATGATGCTGATCCGGATGCGGATCCTTTAGGTCTGTACCTCAGCTCATTAGATCGATACCTACCTTTGCCTGACGATACTTTGGTATTACCATCGCATGGCAAACCGTTTACCGGAATGAAACCACGCATTGCGCAGTTGAAAGCGCATCATGATGATCGCTTGGCAGAGACCATCGGTGCCTGTCAGACACCAGCAACAGCTCGTGAGATCATCCCAGTGTTATTTAAGCGAGAGCTCGATATTCACCAAATGACGTTTGCAATGGGTGAAGCAATCGCCCATCTTAATTACCTACTTCGTCGAGGTGTGTTGCGTCGCCAGCTTTGCGAGGACGGCGTTTTGCGGTTTTCCGTGGCTTAG
- a CDS encoding DUF1289 domain-containing protein yields the protein MTTISSPCINWCDIDPENGYCFGCFRTLSEIADWSNLSDSEKLGVWETLEVRKSQAG from the coding sequence GTGACAACAATTTCATCGCCCTGCATCAACTGGTGTGATATCGATCCAGAAAATGGTTACTGTTTTGGCTGTTTTCGCACACTTTCTGAAATTGCTGATTGGTCCAATCTATCGGATTCAGAGAAGCTTGGGGTCTGGGAAACCTTAGAGGTTCGCAAATCCCAAGCTGGCTAA
- a CDS encoding MDR family oxidoreductase: MFKAILVNKDDQGYRTELAQVDEASLPEGDVRVRVLYSTLNYKDGLAITGKGPVVRSFPMVPGIDFAGEVMESSSPDFKVGDMVLLNGWGVGEGHWGGLAQQACVKADWLIPLPKGFTPKQALAIGTAGYTAMLCVMALQKHGLKPSDGEVLVTGAAGGVGSFAITLLSKLGFTVVASTGRMVEADYLKKLGAAEVIDRAILSAPGKPLAKERWAAVVDSVGSHTLANACAQTKSDGAVAACGLAQGMDFPSSVAPFILRGITLYGINSVTVPRAKRIAAYEQLASLVDLQILEAISHEISLEESIKYASELIAGNVRGRVVVDVNR; this comes from the coding sequence ATGTTTAAAGCTATTTTGGTAAATAAGGATGATCAAGGTTATCGCACTGAGCTTGCTCAGGTAGACGAGGCCAGCCTTCCCGAAGGGGATGTCAGGGTCAGGGTGTTGTACTCCACGCTCAATTACAAAGATGGTTTGGCTATTACGGGCAAAGGTCCGGTGGTGCGAAGCTTTCCTATGGTTCCCGGTATTGACTTTGCGGGTGAGGTAATGGAAAGCAGTAGCCCCGACTTTAAAGTGGGCGATATGGTGCTCTTAAATGGCTGGGGCGTCGGTGAGGGCCACTGGGGCGGCTTAGCTCAGCAGGCATGCGTAAAAGCAGATTGGCTCATTCCTTTGCCCAAAGGATTTACACCCAAGCAAGCTCTGGCTATTGGTACGGCAGGTTATACCGCCATGCTGTGTGTCATGGCATTGCAAAAGCATGGGCTCAAGCCAAGCGATGGCGAGGTTTTAGTAACGGGCGCTGCCGGTGGTGTTGGCAGTTTTGCTATTACGCTCTTAAGTAAATTAGGTTTCACCGTGGTTGCTAGCACTGGCCGCATGGTGGAGGCAGATTATTTGAAGAAATTGGGTGCTGCTGAAGTGATTGATCGTGCCATCTTGTCTGCCCCTGGCAAACCATTGGCTAAGGAGCGTTGGGCTGCGGTGGTCGATAGTGTTGGCAGTCACACCCTAGCTAATGCCTGTGCGCAAACAAAAAGCGATGGTGCTGTTGCAGCCTGTGGGCTTGCTCAGGGCATGGATTTTCCCTCCAGTGTTGCACCATTTATTTTGCGTGGCATAACCTTGTACGGCATTAACAGCGTTACCGTGCCGCGCGCAAAACGAATTGCTGCCTATGAACAATTGGCTTCATTGGTAGACCTACAAATTTTAGAAGCAATCTCTCATGAAATTAGCTTGGAAGAGTCTATCAAATACGCTTCAGAGTTGATTGCAGGTAACGTTCGCGGCCGCGTCGTTGTTGACGTGAATCGATAG
- a CDS encoding flavin reductase family protein, whose product MAPFTSHELRKGFSSFATGVTVITCIDADQNAHGITISSFNTVSLEPPLILWSLKKHSRLMPNVEVGHIQLIHVLERSQEAMAMHFATVKENQFVNIAHKIAVSGLTQIEGCAAYFECETVSVHTGGDHNIIVAKVLNLKHSPDSQPLIFAHSQFLGLDLAELKTV is encoded by the coding sequence ATGGCCCCATTTACCTCACATGAGCTTCGCAAGGGCTTCTCTTCCTTTGCTACGGGGGTCACTGTTATTACCTGCATCGATGCAGATCAAAACGCCCATGGCATCACAATCAGCTCATTTAATACGGTATCGCTAGAGCCACCGCTCATTCTGTGGAGCCTGAAGAAGCACTCTCGTCTGATGCCAAATGTGGAAGTAGGCCACATTCAATTAATTCATGTGCTAGAGCGCTCTCAGGAAGCTATGGCAATGCACTTTGCGACCGTTAAGGAAAATCAGTTTGTCAACATTGCTCATAAAATTGCAGTAAGCGGTCTAACGCAAATTGAAGGTTGTGCTGCTTACTTCGAATGTGAAACGGTGTCCGTTCATACCGGCGGTGACCACAATATTATTGTTGCCAAAGTGCTCAACCTAAAACACTCGCCCGATAGTCAACCGCTCATCTTTGCTCATAGTCAATTCCTCGGACTTGACTTAGCCGAGCTCAAAACAGTTTAA
- a CDS encoding glutathione S-transferase N-terminal domain-containing protein, translating into MMRLWGRKSSINVQKVLWCLAELGLKEGIDFERIDAGLQFGVNRTPEFLKMNPNGLVPTLEDSGRVLWESNTILRYLAHQHNKSKRFSADVTQQYQSEKWMDWQLGTMWPALRPVFIGLTRTPENERNYGAIQKAYEDTNQLLSLLDQELADHAYCSGDTFHIGDIVLALCISRWMMLHDAFPNQTGPRATLLNIDAWMKRIESDTHYSIVAEKALNIVK; encoded by the coding sequence ATGATGCGTCTATGGGGTAGAAAAAGTTCCATTAATGTTCAAAAAGTTCTTTGGTGTCTTGCAGAGCTAGGACTAAAAGAGGGTATTGATTTTGAGCGAATTGATGCTGGCCTTCAATTTGGGGTCAACCGCACTCCCGAGTTCCTAAAGATGAATCCTAACGGCTTGGTGCCTACCTTAGAGGATAGTGGTCGCGTATTGTGGGAGTCCAATACGATCTTGCGCTATCTCGCACATCAACATAATAAATCCAAGCGCTTCTCTGCTGATGTTACACAGCAATATCAATCTGAGAAATGGATGGACTGGCAGTTAGGCACTATGTGGCCCGCCTTGCGACCTGTATTTATAGGCCTTACTCGTACACCTGAAAATGAACGTAACTACGGGGCTATTCAAAAAGCCTACGAAGATACAAATCAGTTACTTTCCTTGCTTGATCAGGAGCTAGCTGACCATGCTTATTGCTCTGGAGATACGTTTCACATTGGCGACATTGTGCTCGCATTATGTATCAGTCGCTGGATGATGCTCCATGATGCCTTTCCAAATCAAACCGGCCCAAGAGCAACGCTACTCAATATCGACGCTTGGATGAAGCGCATCGAATCAGACACGCACTACAGCATTGTGGCTGAAAAGGCTCTTAATATTGTGAAGTAA